tacaaaagttGTTATGTTAACCACGTTTCTTAATTTGTCATCTGTCCAAACAGAGCACATCATGTACAAAAAATCCACAACATTTGTAATGTGGCAAaacaaatcatcaaacaagTATCTTTCTCGCTTTACAAAAAGGCAACATATTCATGTTGGCTAGTCATGATAAAAATTCACATCCTACACAAAAACAAGTGCCCTGTTTTGTCTACTTCTTTCTCTTCCCCTTATCCTTGAGTTGTTCAGATTGCATTGCAGTGTTCAAGTTTGACAATGTGACATAGTTTACCATCCTTCATAATGGTTGGTCCACTTGAATAAGGCACAAAAAGAACATGTAAATGCTAAAGGGTTAGatacaaaatagaaattgCATATGATACATAACCACTGGAAAAATGCATGTGTAGGACCACTAGGTGATTTAGAATTGACGTTATGAAAACACCAAATTGAAACATTAATTGAAACAACAAATTGATGTCAAATTCCCATAGATCCTTTTATGGAAGGATACGTTGCCATCTAACAGCTAAGAACTACTAAGACTACAGAGGAAATCTCTATTCGCTCAACTATGGTTAAAGTTCGCGTTTTTTAAGTCTTAAACTCATGGAGCTTATTTCTTCCATTTTAAAGAGTGGATTATTTGGATAGCATAGgtcatttataaaaagatttagcTGAGCTTTGGGatcaccaaattttcattaatccAAGCTGGATTTTGCATGCTTGTAAAGCAGTCATGCTCAAGTTCAGTTCTTAATTGGCTAATTAGACATTCAAAAGGAATCAAAAACTTGATGTAATAATAGACAACAATGTCTCGAAATATCTATTTGTCTACATAtcagaaaacagaaaaaaatcgCACTTGTTCTTTTTGTTCATCTAATACTGCCTTTTTCCTAAGTCAAATACGGCTTCTCCGAAGAACATATTCTCTGATTTGTACTCtgtctttctttttcactttttcgtTAGAACAGTTGGTTGGCTAATGCATCTGATTCTCTGAAAATATGTTTCTGGGATGTAACTGTTTCATTCTTTAACTTCTTGTTCCCCTGcccttctctttatttttcttatttacttacactatttttcttcattttctctttgggccagcagcagcagcaagatGGGATTTATAGTAAGGATGTCGGGGCCATGAAATTACCgcaagagtaatcattcaagactaGAGACTTCCAATGCCATATTTCATGATTAGAATGTGAGACAATGCATtgtataaaaacataattaatgaaagGAATATGAATGCAAACATCTTAATGTACTTCTCCTGTGTTCTGCTTGTAACCTGCTTGTTTAAACTTGGTATCCATAGATCTTATCTATTAGATTGCATTTGCATCCTAATAATATTGTCATGAAATCCATTCTCCAAATCCTTacttcaaatccaaatctCTGTCCAAATACACCCTTAATGATTTTAGCCAAGGGGAAAAAGAGAACCGGCCATATGTTTGTGGCTTAtgcaacaacaaaataaaatttgtctaaCCATTCAACCTTTTACTGTCTCTGAAATATTAGATTGGAATCTTATCTGAACTAATAAGCCAAAGGTAGTTTGGTAAACCTGGGATCATAATCTAGTATGACTGAAGCATTAGCCCTTTCTCCATCCTTGGGAACTCGTTAAGAATTCTTTATGACATTCTGAGCCATAGTATTTGTGCATTCTAAGTGCAGTTGCTGCTGCCTATGAGGCAAATATTTTATCTGCTTCCTAACTTGTGACTTGATTCTCTTTTATTAGTTATGACATGAAGACTTCATTGTGCAATTTTATCTGCAACTTGTGACTTGATTCTCTTTTATTAGTTATGACATGAAGACTTCATTGTGCAAACAGGCAAGTGCACCGCACCTATGTAATAATCTGAAGACCTGCTTTAAAATTTCGAAGACAAGAACTCTGTCAAAGACATAAAAAGGACTCCATCAAATCTAATTTTCCACAAAAACAGACATCAACTCAACAAAACAGCATATATAACTGATATCAACATtcagaaacaacaaaaaactAACACTAAGATGGACAGCAACAGTATGTTATACCTGTTCAAAAGCCAAAAAGTCTCTTAAATCCTTCATTTGCTTCAGAGTAGATTGTGCAAGTCCCTCCTAATCAAATCAATCCTTTTAAGCTCCAGGCTAAGCTCTGCAGCTTTCACATCCCTCCACTTCTCTTCCAGCTCCTGTAACTTCTCTCTGCCAATCAAAAGGAATTTCTCCTTGATGAAGTTGGGATatccattttcattcaaagACAATGCCACGAGTGGGTACGCAGAAGCAAACTCCTCTTTGTCAATCTTCCCCgtttttttttggttcttcATTATCTCTTTGTCTGCATCATGCTCTTTCCCAGCCcgttttctcttcttttggAATCTGCTTCTGTCTCCCTTTTGTGGtgtctccttttctttttcagcatGTTTGTCCCCAGCTTCGCATTTATCTTCTCCCCACAGTGTCTTCGACACATCAAACACAGCGGATTCATGGGCGTCCAACAAATCAAGCCAGTCCCCATTGGCGCGagcttttttaaaattgttctCAAACTTGCCCTTGAGCCTACGAATCTCCTCAGACACCTGAGTTCTGGTAAACTGATGCTGGAGATTGTCCTTGATGAAGTTGTAAAACTCGGTCCACTTGTTGTTCCTCCCGTCAGCCCAGAAAACGGCGAGGCCTTTAAGCAGAGCGATTTCATCCTCTTCGGAGAATATCTTAGAGAAAGGGGTGTTCTTCACGCTAGGTTTTGCGGCAGAGCACTCCGACTCCTCTTTTCCAGATACGGGTCCTTCTTCTTCACGCGGTGGATTCAACTTGGTCTTCTTCGGAGGTACTGCTGCTGTGCTTTCCTCTTCTTCGCTTTTGGAGTCTGAGTCAGAATCGGTTTCTTCGTCTGCCTCGTGAGTAGTTTGTTGCTTATCTTCTTCGTCTTCTCCTTCTCCATCTCCACTGAAACTCAGACGCTGGGGCCTCATTTTCAGAAGAGAAGTGGGAGGAGTGGAGTAGTGGGGAGAGCTTTGTACTTCGATTCGTGCGATTGAGCGACAGAAAAAGGAACGGGTGGAAGGCGAGGGGTTGAGGAGAAGCAGAAGAGGCCAGCAAGGCAGCAAGAAACTGCTCAGTTCCCAACAAACTTTTTCCCTCCAGGCTGCCACAGCGTGCGCTGTAGGCCTCAGCGACGGCCGAGTccttttttatagttttttgaaaatttggttttttgaatttttttattattaattatgcatttttttaattttttataaaatttgatttttctaaaaaattttaagttgtataattaattagatttattatgtgcattggatgcacatattttcTACCGTCCGTTAATTGCAANNNNNNNNNNNNNNNNNNNNNNNNNNNNNNNNNNNNNNNNNNNNNNNNNNNNNNNNNNNNNNNNNNNNNNNNNNNNNNNNNNNNNNNNNNNNNNNNNNNNNNNNNNNNNNNNNNNNNNNNNNNNNNNNNNNNNNNNNNNNNNNNNNNNNNNNNNNNNNNNNNNNNNNNNNNNNNNNNNNNNNNNNNNNNNNNNNNNNNNNNNNNNNNNNNNNNNNNNNNNNNNNNNNNNNNNNNNNNNNNNNNNNNNNNNNNNNNNNNNNNNNNNNNNNNNNNNNNNNNNNNNNNNNNNNNNNNNNNNNNNNNNNNNNNNNNNNNNNNNNNNNNNNNNNNNNNNNNNNNNNNNNNNNNNNNNNNNNNNNNNNNNNNNNNNNNNNNNNNNNNNNNNNNNNNNNNNNNNNNNNNNNNNNNNNNNNNNNNNNNNNNNNNNNNNNNNNNNNNNNNNNNNNNNNNNNNNNNNNNNNNNNNNNNNNNNNNNNNNNNNNNNNNNNNNNNNNNNNNNNNNNNNNNNNNNNNNNNNNNNNNNNNNNNNNNNNNNNNNNNNNNNNNNNNNNNNNNNNNNNNNNNNNNNNNNNNNNNNNNNNNNNNNNNNNNNNNNNNNNNNNNNNNNNNNNNNNNNNNNNNNNNNNNNNNNNNNNNNNNNNNNNNNNNNNNNNNNNNNNNNNNNNNNNNNNNNNNNNNNNNNNNNNNNNNNNNNNNNNNNNNNNNNNNNNNNatcaaacattaattaagTATTCCTTTTTCAATACAACATAGTAAAATATAGCTATTATAAGAAATCTCCATTATGTCAGAACCGGTTCATCCATTTTAAAGAGTGGATTATTTGGATAGCATAGgtcatttataaaaagatttagcTGAGCTTTGGGatcaccaaattttcattaatccAAGCTGGATTTTGCATGCTTGTAAGGCAGTCATGCCCAAGTTCAGTTCTTAATTGGCTAATTAGACATTCAAAAGGAATCAAAAACTTGATGTAATAATAGACAACAATGTCTCGAAATATCTATTTGTCTACGTAtcagaaaacagaaaaaaatcgCACTTGTTCTTTTTGTTCATCTAATACTGCCTTTTTCCTAAGTCAAATACGGCTTCTCCGCAGAACATATTCTCTGATTTGTACTCtgtctttctttttcactttttcgtTAGAACAGTTGGTTGGCTAATGCATCTGATtctctaaaaatatgtttCTGGGATGTAACTGTTTCATTCTTTAACTTCTTGTTCCCCTGcccttctctttatttttcttatttacttacactatttttcttcattttctctttggGCCACCAGCAGCAGCAAGATGGGATTTATAGTAAGGATGTTGGGGCCATGAAATTACCgcaagagtaatcattcaagactaGAGACTTCCAATGCCATATTTCATGATTAGAATGTGAGACAATGCATtgtataaaaacataattaatgaaagGAATATGAATGCAAACATCTTAATGTACTTCTCCTGTGTTCTGCTTGTAACCTGCTTGTTTAAACTTGGTATCCATAGATCTTATCTATTAGATTGCATTTGCATCCTAATAATATTGTCATGAAATCCATTCTCCAAATCCTTACATCAATTCCAAATCTCTCTGTCCAAATACACCCTAGATGATTTTAGCCAAGGGGAAAAAGAGAACCGGCCATATGTTTGTGGCTTAtgcaacaacaaaataaaatttgtctaaCCATTCAACCTTTTACTGTCTCTGAAATATTAGATTGGAATCTTATCTGAACTAATAAGCCAAAGGTAGTTTGGTAAACCTGGGATCATAATCTAGTATGACTGAAGCATTAGCCCTTTCTCCATCCTTGGGAACTCGTTAAGAATTCTTTATGACATTCTTAGCCATAGTATTTGTGCATTCTAAGTGCAGCTGCTGCTGCCTATGAGGCAAATATTTTATCTGCTTCCTAACTTGTGACTTGATTCTCTTTTATTAGTTATGACATGAAGACTTCATTGTGCAAACAGGCAAGTGCAcctaatttatgtaataatctGAAGACCTGCTTTAAAATTTCGAAGACAAGAACTCTGTCAAAGACATAAAAAGGACTCCATCAAATCTAATTTTCCACAAAAACAGACATCAACTCAACAAAACAGCATATATAACTGATATCAACATTCAGAAACAACTAAAAACTAACACTAAGATGGACAGCAACAGTATGTTATACCTGTTCAAAAGCCAAAAAGTCTCTTAAATCCTTCATTTGCTTCAGAGTAGATTGTGCAAGTCCCTCCTAATCAAATCAATCCTTTTAAGCTCCAGGCTAAGCTCTGCAGCTTTCACATCCCTCCACTTCTCTTCCAGCTCCTGTAACTTCTCTCTGCCAATCAAAAGGAATTTCTCCTTGATGAAGTTGGGATatccattttcattcaaagACAATGCCACGAGTGGGTTGGGTACGCAGAACTCCTCTTTGTCAATCTTCCCCgtttttttttggttcttcATTATCTCTTTGTCTGCATCATGCTCTAgatattggatatctattGTCAAATACATGGATTGTATTCATTTGTataacatgtttatatttgatataaatgtgttaattattgtttgttggataaacaatggggatgatcacggagcccATTGGCCGAATGCatgatttaatattatgttgggtgaggcctgcgtgcctctttgttttaattcattttttcgcTTTTTgtccttgaaataataaggcttgcttttttcctccttttgtACTCCCCCGACTTTTGATTgggttttcaatttcaattataatgaGTTTAGTTAGGAATGTggggtttatttattttgaataaatataagctTCCAAAGAGATGGAACTCACGacggaagaagaacaaagaggaaggccCATTAGATGATAATgtgttactattttgtaatagtcaGGGTCATACGCTACATTGACTATAGACTCACTGCGCGCTCAGTGGGTTAAAATgtggcttgtgatcatccaaccgGGCCGTGCTAGGCTTGTTTCTGCATGTGgtgtgtattttaatatttggagtatgatgtgtttggaatgtatctgtttatactcaatgattaaaattgatgcGTGCAAGATcttataatgatgaggtctcTGTTATAGCAAaacttaactctcacttggatggtctaagttaaatattagggcCACAATggattgaaattcaaatgatttgattaaatcctagccttccatccacaacaatATGTTGTGGATGCTACTTCACCCATtcgtggtctcacgagtcgtgacacatttggaatgaaaagaaagctacactATTGTTGTGAACTAATGGAATATACTCCTATTTTCCTGTCTCACTAGTCGTGGGGGCCGGCAGATGAGATATTcgtttggttgatgggttgggcCTAACGCTAAGTAGCGTGATTTGCTTGGAGTCCTTGAGATCACGTGAAGACGTGAGGCAAAATAACTTGGGtatctcattggatgagaatgatATAGGTTACCTCCTACAAAGCCTTTTCTtgtgtgaatcgtaaaagagGGACATGGAGAATTGCGTTTGTGGTTTTGACGGCACGATTAACCCATGCAGTTTAACACTATAAGATGACAGTTAcatcaaaataatactaacatttatgaatatataaatttattccgTACTGTGTATACatcaatgtcaaataaatttttttatttttttaatgtatttaaattatattgttccaCTACAATGATATGTTTCcacaacattaattatttagagtAATCTTTGTAACATCTACACAAAACTATGTCGTATCCATAGTTTGTATTACtctttgtaatgattttttacaCGGCTACCATACACtacattatttatatcaacATTTTTAACGGCTTTTTACATGgctatattattgtaattccTTTTGTAatgatcttttaatttttgtatctcTCTTAGTAACGATTTTTATAACGGCCTTGGCCGCTCCACTCCTCTTTCTTCTTATcgatttttttctctctctctttgtctGCAATTCGCCAGCCCCCTGGCCCACCTCCGCCCTCCGCCTGCCACCTCCAACCATCAGGTAAATTACAAGGGCCTCCcctgagatttgacataattacaaacaccctctcattgtttgataaattacagATACCCCCTAATGTTTGTGAATTGACGTAATTTctggatggaggtatgaaattattaattctgtccttattgtattttttaaaaaaaataaaaataaaaattcataaaaagaatcagacaaagtggatgaaaaattttgaaatattataaaaaaaaatcatccacttaatccataaaatatttttttttaaaaaaaaaaataaaaaacgcGGTTTTCAAAGCCGGTgacacattaaaaaaaaaaattttttaaaaaacaatgtcACCGCGGTCACAGACCGCGGTGACATaaggaatttatttttttcaataaaaaattgtggcaccACGGTGCCACTCGTAGATTTCTCCGAATAATGATTCGTCAAAATCTAGTTAAGAAAtggaaatcaaaatgaatcATTATCCTTTTGGAACATTACACACATCACATTNNNNNNNNNNNNNNNNNNNNNNNNNNNNNNNNNNNNNNNNNNNNNNNNNNNNNNNNNNNNNNNNNNNNNNNNNNNNNNNNNNNNNNNNNNNNNNNNNNNNNNNNNNNNNNNNNNNNNNNNNNNNNNNNNNNNNNNNNNNNNNNNNNNNNNNNNNNNNNNNNNNNNNNNNNNNNNNNNNNNNNNNNNNNNNNNNNNNNNNNNNNNNNNNNNNNNNNNNNNNNNNNNNNNNNNNNNNNNNNNNNNNNNNNNNNNNNNNNNNNNNNNNNNNNNNNNNNNNNNNNNNNNNNNNNNNNNNNNNNNNNNNNNNNNNNNNNNNNNNNNNNNNNNNNNNNNNNNNNNNNNNNNNNNNNNNNNNNNNNNNNNNNNNNNNNNNNNNNNNNNNNNNNNNNNNNNNNNNNNNNNNNNNNNNNNNNNNNNNNNNNNNNNNNNNNNNNNNNNNNNNNNNNNNNNNNNNNNNNNNNNNNNNNNNNNNNNNNNNNNNNNNNNNNNNNNNNNNNNNNNNNNNNNNNNNNNNNNNNNNNNNNNNNNNNNNNNNNNNNNNNNNNNNNNNNNNNNNNNNNNNNNNNNNNNNNNNNNNNNNNNNNNNNNNNNNNNNNNNNNNNNNNNNNNNNNNNNNNNNNNNNNNNNNNNNNNNNNNNNNNNNNNNNNNNNNNNNNNNNNNNNNNNNNNNNNNNNNNNNNNNNNNNNNNNNNNNNNNNNNNNNNNNNNNNNNNNNNNNNNNNNNNNNNNNNNNNNNNttttaaaattactgaaattttttaaattctataatttaaaaataaaatccagattttttaaaatttctgaaatatttttgaatttctataattttattaaaatttcagaaatctTTGAAgctcttctaaaatttttccgaatttctgaaaatttaaataactttttccaattttttaaaataactgaattttttttataattctataattttattaaaaaaaaagaaatttttttatattttagaatcttttttgaatttctgaaattttttaaaattactgatttttttttaaaaaaaagaaatccaatttttttaagatttcagaaatatttttgaatttttggaattttaaaaatatatatggaattttttaaaattacagaatttctttttaaaaatatataggaaaaaataaccttaaaaaaaacttaaaagaaaCTGCTTGATAAAAGCAGAGAAATGGAGAAGGTTGTACTCGTGGCATGGATATTAGTACTTAGCGTATGGACtacaaagagagagagggagagaaaacTCAAAGTGTGAGTTTGTTGTTTGTGGTGTGGTTGAAGAGACAAGCCTTTATATAGGCATAAAATATTCAgtaattaaaaacaacaatgaagataaaattaatggcCATGAATCCCCATCCGAAACCGAAAGCtgattttgaacaaaaattattgtttcatCTCATCCAATTGCAATTTGATgctgattttgaaaaactgTTTCATTACATTCAATATTGAATTGAATGCTTTtcaaggaaaatgaaaatggatgtTGGCAATAGAAATGTATTTTCAATTCTATGGgtttccacaaaaaaaaaaaatcccaacaatcccccacaaaCTCATAGATTTGTACTCAAGTTTCCATAACTTGCTTTCAACAATGGTACCTTTCGATTTGAACCACTGTCTAAGTTATCTGACGCCAGTTATCACCAGGTCAAATGGAACTAAGCCTTGAATTTAAGCCTGTGAGTGTGATAACGTCGGTCAGTAACAACCAAGCCACCAGCTTTGTGTTGATCTTTAGGGTTGACACTTAGGCATGTGTCCTGGTCCTGTTCATAAATGCTTTCAGGAATAACCCAATTCCTTAGTTGCGGCCAAACAACGACATTCACTTAGTTGGACGTNNNNNNNNNNNNNNNNNNNNNNNNNNNNNNNNNNNNNNNNNNNNNNNNNNNNNNNNNNNNNNNNNNNNNNNNNNNNNNNNNNNNNNNNNNNNNNNNNNNNNNNNNNNNNNNNNNNNNNNNNNNNNNNNNNNNNNNNNNNNNNNNNNNNNNNNNNNNNNNNNNNNNNNNNNNNNNNNNNNNNNNNNNNNNNNNNNNNNNNNNNNNNNNNNNNNNNNNNNNNNNNNNNNNNNNNNNNNNNNNNNNNNNNNNNNNNNNNNNNNNNNNNNNNNNNNNNNNNNNNNNNNNNNNNNNNNNNNNNNNNNNNNNNNNNNNNNNNNNNNNNNNNNNNNNNNNNNNNNNNNNNNNNNNNNNNNNNNNNNNNNNNNNNNNNNNNNNNNNNNNNNNNNNNNNNNNNNNNNNagttaaattttgaacgctttcagaattcgacgaaacttgacccaaacgttggtctagacccaagaatttgtatattaaaatttgctaagcgtaataataactaaaagtttgtataataggtaagcaatttgctttaataaaatcgtgaaaaacagcaaaattttgaacgttctcagaatttgatgaaaaaatactggtctagacccaagaatttgtgtgttaaatttgataagtgtaataataactacaagtttgtatcaaagagaaacaaacatgctttaataaaatcgtgcaaaacagctaaatttttaaaaattcgaggaaatttgacccaaatgttggtctagacccaagaatttatatggtaaatttgctaaccgtaataaaactacacaaatttgtataaaagaaaaacaagcttgttaataaaaccgtgcaaaacaactaaattttgaacgtttccaAAATTCGAccaaatttgacccaaacgttggtctagataaaaaatttgtgtggtaaatttgctaagcggaataataactacaagtttgtataaaaaggaaacaaacttgctttaataaaaccgtgcaaaaacagctaaattttgaacgttcttagaattcgacgaaacttgacccaaatattggtttagacccaagaatttttgtggtaatttgctaagcgtaataataactacaagtttgtgtaaatggaaaataaaatttctttaataaaatcgtgcaagaCAGTCAGCCCACCAACAGACAAcccacctcctcctccaccgcGGCGATGCTGCCGCGCCGCCGCCGGCCGGTAGCCAGAAAattccataattttatcaaacttttcatgccaCTGTTTAGGTGCTTGTTTAAATCCATATAGAgacttaacaagtttacaaactttatGCTCGTTACCATGAGCTACAAAACCCTCAGGCTGATCTATGTAAATTTGTTCCTCGAGTTCACCATACAAGAAGGttgttttcacatccatctgaTGAATCGGGAGATTATACACCGAAGCAAGTGCTATAAGCACCCGAATTTGTAGTGAATCGAGCTACCGGAGAATAGGTATCGAAATAGTCTATtccctcc
This region of Sesamum indicum cultivar Zhongzhi No. 13 linkage group LG4, S_indicum_v1.0, whole genome shotgun sequence genomic DNA includes:
- the LOC105160152 gene encoding STOREKEEPER protein-like encodes the protein MRPQRLSFSGDGEGEDEEDKQQTTHEADEETDSDSDSKSEEEESTAAVPPKKTKLNPPREEEGPVSGKEESECSAAKPSVKNTPFSKIFSEEDEIALLKGLAVFWADGRNNKWTEFYNFIKDNLQHQFTRTQVSEEIRRLKGKFENNFKKARANGDWLDLLDAHESAVFDVSKTLWGEDKCEAGDKHAEKEKETPQKGDRSRFQKKRKRAGKEHDADKEIMKNQKKTGKIDKEEFASAYPLVALSLNENGYPNFIKEKFLLIGREKLQELEEKWRDVKAAELSLELKRIDLIRRDLHNLL